A window of the Bacillus andreraoultii genome harbors these coding sequences:
- a CDS encoding DinB family protein, which produces MSELKQFNLARTSLLTFINELDENVLDRTSEYFENTIRWHIGNILFVNEKFLFVNQINAPTLPEEYKELFSSDRTVKDWTIEPPSLENLLTQLEEQQVRINRFDELFWKSNVKFKVPYGSVKTHGDLLIMLSYREAEIIGMMKVMQSIIKKPSLH; this is translated from the coding sequence ATGTCTGAATTAAAACAGTTTAATTTAGCAAGAACATCGTTACTTACATTTATAAACGAATTAGATGAAAATGTACTTGATCGCACTTCAGAGTACTTTGAAAATACAATCCGTTGGCATATTGGGAACATACTATTTGTAAATGAGAAATTTTTATTCGTCAATCAAATAAACGCTCCAACATTACCTGAGGAGTACAAAGAACTGTTTAGTTCTGACCGTACTGTGAAAGATTGGACAATCGAACCGCCAAGTCTCGAAAACCTACTGACTCAATTAGAAGAGCAACAAGTTCGAATTAATCGCTTTGATGAATTATTTTGGAAATCAAATGTGAAATTTAAAGTTCCATATGGCAGTGTTAAAACGCATGGAGATTTACTTATTATGCTTTCCTATCGTGAAGCAGAAATAATTGGCATGATGAAAGTAATGCAATCAAT